The following proteins come from a genomic window of Leopardus geoffroyi isolate Oge1 chromosome A3, O.geoffroyi_Oge1_pat1.0, whole genome shotgun sequence:
- the AFTPH gene encoding aftiphilin isoform X3 produces the protein MEPDIIRMYSSSPPPLDNGAEDDDDDEFGEFGGFSEVSPSGVGFVDFDTPDYTRPKEEFVPSNHFMPIHDFSENVDSLTSFKSIKNGNDKDITAELSSPVKGQSDVLLSTTSKEIISSKTLDTSIDGIESPGDLNTIVKQRQNVGTPECFPPGDFRTDANVVHQNKQLESCNGEKPPCLEILTNGFAVLETVNPQGTDDLDTEADSKGRKPLSTHSTDYNLDCAPSPAEEFADFATFSKKERIQLEDIGCAVLNDREALTIQENNKINRVSELSSVKALSLGRSFDDKGDIDGEDQVCVSEISIMSTRGFSTEKQDLPTLQQDEFLKSVQSKPWSLADSADNSEASMRECKTEEKLDLFTSKCADLCMDSIKTSDADDEVGSSKEESKKFTDSQSPSIDPTEENVLDDSLSVKNGDSSNDFVTCNDTNEDDFGDFGTASGTTPPFVTGTQDSMSDITFEESSEHFPHFSEPGDDFGEFGDTNAVSCQDEILFTESDLKQTSDSLSEECKLVGKSSGTGTDPVSKLEIEQEGEFGDFDSVPNIREDRSAFQDSDDFADFSSAGPSQVVDWNAFEDGQKDSCSWATFGDQQAAESHHRKEAWQSHRTDEKIDTPGTPKMHSVPLATSKGAVAGGHLQETATSVQTALLNRLERIFEACFPSIFIPDTEEEVTSLKHLLETSTFPIKTREALAESGELLDVWTELQDIHDAHGLRYQWGGSHSNKKLLCSLGIDTRNILFTGNKKQPVIVPMYAAGLGMLEPTKEPLKPLSAAEKIASIGQTNTMSPEMNTCTSDQFQVWIQSCMS, from the exons ATGGAGCCAGACATCATTCGAATGTACTCTTCATCCCCACCACCACTAGACAATGGAGccgaggatgatgatgatgatgaatttGGGGAATTTGGTGGGTTTTCAGAAGTTAGCCCTTCTGGTGTAGGATTTGTTGACTTTGATACACCAGATTATACTCGTCCCAAGGAAGAGTTTGTACCTTCAAACCATTTTATGCCAATTCATGATTTCTCAGAAAATGTAGATAGCCTTACTAGCTTTAAATCCATTAAGAATGGTAATGATAAAGACATCACTGCTGAACTTTCTTCTCCTGTGAAAGGACAGTCTGACGTTTTACTTTCTACCACCagcaaagaaataatttcatCTAAAACTTTAGATACTTCCATTGATGGCATAGAAAGTCCAGGAGATTTAAATACTATAGTGAAGCAGAGACAGAATGTTGGAACACCTGAATGTTTCCCTCCAGGAGATTTTAGAACTGATGCGAATGTTGTTCATCAAAACAAGCAGTTAGAGAGCTGCAATGGTGAAAAGCCTCCTTGTCTGGAGATTCTAACAAACGGGTTTGCAGTATTGGAAACTGTAAATCCTCAGGGAACAGATGATCTGGACACCGAAGCCGATTCAAAAGGACGAAAGCCTCTTAGCACTCATAGTACTGACTATAACTTAGACTGTGCACCTAGTCCTGCTGAGGAATTTGCAGATTTTGCCacattttccaaaaaggaaaggaTACAACTAGAAGATATAGGATGTGCAGTTTTAAATGATAGAGAAGCATTAACCattcaggaaaataataaaattaatagagtCAGTGAACTGAGTTCTGTAAAAGCACTGTCTTTGGGTAGAAGCTTTGACGATAAAGGAGACATTGATGGAGAGGATCAGGTTTGTGTTTCAGAAATAAGCATAATGAGTACCAGAGGTTTCAGTACTGAAAAACAAGACCTTCCAACATTGCAAcaggatgaatttttaaaatcagttcaaTCAAAGCCTTGGAGTTTGGCAGACTCAGCTGATAATTCAGAAGCCAGTATGAGAGAATGTAAAACTGAGGAAAAACTTGATTTGTTTACTTCTAAGTGTGCTGACCTATGCATGGATTCTATTAAAACTTCTGATGCTGATGATGAAGTTGGttcttccaaagaagaaagtaaaaagtttACTGACTCCCAAAGCCCCAGCATTGATCCTACAGAAGAAAATGTTCTGGATGATTCTTTAAGTGTAAAAAATGGTGACAGTAGTAATGACTTTGTGACTTGCAATGATACTAACGAGGATGATTTTGGTGACTTCGGCACAGCCAGTGGCACGACTCCACCTTTTGTTACTGGTACCCAAGATTCAATGAGCGATATCACTTTCGAAGAGTCCTCAGAGCACTTTCCACATTTTAGTGAACCAGGTGATGACTTTGGAGAATTTGGGGATACAAATGCTGTTTCTTGCCAAGATGAAATTCTATTTACTGAGTCCGACCTAAAACAGACTTCTGATAGTTTATCAGAGGAATGTAAGTTGGTGGGAAAGTCTTCTGGGACAGGCACTGATCCTGTTTCAAAACTGGAAATTGAGCAAGAAGGTGAATTTGGAGATTTTGATTCTGTGCCAAATATTCGAGAGGACCGCAGTGCTTTTCAAGACTCTGATGATTTTGCGGACTTCAGTTCAGCTGGGCCTAGCCAAGTTGTAGATTGGAATGCCTTTGAGGATGGACAGAAAGATAGTTGCTCTTGGGCTACTTTTGGAGACCAGCAGGCTGCTGAATCTCACCATCGAAAGGAAGCCTGGCAGTCACATAGGACAGACGAAAAGATTGATACTCCAGGAACCCCCAAAATGCACAGTGTCCCTTTAGCAACTTCCAAAGGAGCAGTTGCTGGTGGCCATTTACAGGAAACAGCCACTTCAGTTCAG ACAGCTTTACTAAACCGCCTGGAGCGAATTTTCGAAGCATGTTTTCCTTCAATATTTATCCCTGATACTGAAGAAGAAGTTACTTCCCTGAAGCACTTGCTGGAAACAAGCACCTTCCCAATAAAAACAAGAGAGGCCTTAGCTGAAAGTGG GGAACTGCTGGATGTGTGGACCGAGCTACAGGACATCCACGATGCACATGGCTTGAGATACCAGTGGGGTGGCTCCCATAGCAACAAGAAGCTTTTGTGCTCCTTGGGAATAGACACCCGAAACATT CTCTTCACGGGTAACAAGAAGCAGCCTGTTATAGTGCCCATGTATGCAGCAGGATTG